Within the Nocardioides aurantiacus genome, the region CGCGACCTCACCCGGCTGCTGCCCGGCACCGCGCGGACGATGCGGCGGATGGAGAAGATCACCGGCCGCACCGACGACATGATCATCCTGCGCGGGGTCAACCTGTTCCCGACCCAGGTCGAGGAGCTGATCCTCTCGGCCACCACGGAGCTCTCGCCGCACTTCCAGTGCGTGCTCGAGCGCGAGGGCCACCTCGACTTCATGACCGTGGTGGTGGAGCGGCGCGAGACCGCCGGCGACGAGGCGGCCCGGTCGGCCGGCGTACGCCTGCAGCACCTCGTGAAGAGCTCGATCGGCGTCTCCGTCGGGGTCCACGTCGTCGACCCCGGGACGATCGAGCGCTCGGTCGGCAAGATGAAGCGCATCGTCGACGCCCGCGCGCCGCGCTGAGGCCTTTGCTGACCGACCGGTCAGGAATAGACTCGCCACCAGTCCCTCCTGGAGGTCCGCATGAGCACCACCGCACCCGACGCGACCGCGCCCGACGAGACCGCGCTCGTCGAGCAGTTCGAGCAGGTCCTCGCCCGCCACGACCGGATCGAGCCGCGCGACTGGATGCCGGAGAAGTACCGCGCCACCCTGGTGCGCCAGATCGCCCAGCACGCGCACTCCGAGATCATCGGGATGCAGCCCGAGGGCAACTGGATCACCCGTGCACCGTCGCTGCGCCGCAAGGCGATCCTCCTGGCCAAGGTGCAGGACGAGGCCGGCCACGGGCTCTACCTCTACTCGGCGTGCGAGACGCTCGGCGTCTCGCGCCAGGAGCTGACCGAGAAGCTGGTCTCGGGCCAGCAGAAGTACTCCTCGATCTTCAACTACCCGACGCTGTCGTACGCCGACGTCGGCACCATCGGATGGCTCGTCGACGGCGCGGCCATCGCCAACCAGGTGCCGCTGTGCCGCACGTCGTACGGCCCCTACGGCCGGTCGATGATCCGGATCTGCAAGGAGGAGTCCTTCCACCAGCGGCAGGGCTACGAGCTGCTGATGACGATGATGCGCGGGAGCGACGCCCAGCGCGCCATGGTCCAGGAGTCGGTCGACCGGTTCTGGTGGCCCGCGCTGATGATGTTCGGCCCGCCCGACGACGACTCGCCCAACACCGCGCAGTCGATGGCGTGGGGGATCAAGCGCGACACCAACGACGAGCTGCGCCAGAAGTTCGTCGACATGAGCGTCCCGCAGGCCGAGCGGCTCGGCGTCACCCTGCCCGACCCCGACCTCGTCTGGAACGCCGAGCGCGGCCACCACGACTTCGGCCAGCCCGACTGGGAGGAGTTCCGCGCCGTGGTCACGGGCGCCGGCCCCTGCAACGCCCAGCGGATCGCGCACCGCCGTCGCGCCCACGAGGACGGCGCCTGGGTCCGCGACGCCGCCACCGCCTTCGCCGCCCGCTCGTCGGCCGAGCCCGTCGAGACCCGCGAGGCCCGCGCATGACCGGCCCGGGTGAGGGAGGCGAGGACTTCGCCGCCGAGGGCGGGCACGGCGCCGTGCCGCTCGAGGGCGTGCCCACCGCGCTGGGGGAGACCCCGCGCGGCGAGTGGCCGCTCTACGAGGTGTTCGTGCGCGGCAAGCGCGGCCTCAACCACGTGCACGTCGGGTCGCTGCACGCCGCCGACGACGAGATGGCGCTGCGCCACGCCCGCGACGTCTACACCCGCCGCAACGAGGGCGTCAGCATCTGGGCGGTCCGCGCCGACCGGATCGCGGCGTCGAGCCCCGACGAGAAGGACCCGCTGTTCGCCCCCGCCGGCGACAAGGTCTACCGGCACCCGACGTTCTACGCCGTCCCCGACGACGTCCCCCACATGTGAGCGGGCGGCGACGATGAGCGAGCACGAGAGCGTGTACGACGGCCTGCTGGGCGGCGACGACTCGCAGTGGGCCTTCGGCACCTCCTTCGAGGACCCCCTGGCCGGGGTGGACACCACCGTCCCCGACGGCGTCGACGCGGGCGCGCTCGCGGCGTACTGCCTGATGCTCGGCGACGACGCGCTCGTCCACTCCCACCGGCTCTCCCAGTGGGCCAGCAACGCGCCCGACCTGGAGGAGGACATCGCGCTGTCCAACGTCGCGCTCGACCTCCTCGGCCAGGCGCGGCTGCTGCTGGCCCGGGCCGCCGCCGCCGACCCGGACCTGGTGCCCGCCCTGCCGGAGGGCTCGCCGGTCCCGCCCGAGGACGCGCTGGCGTTCTTCCGCGACGAGGCGGCGTTCCGCAACGTGCGGCTCGCCGAGCAGGAGAACGGCGACTTCGCGGCGACCGTGGTGCGGCTGCTGCTGCTCTCCAGCCACCGGCTCGCGCTGCTGCAGCGGCTGGTGGCCAGCAGCGACCAGGTGCTCGCGGCGATCGCCGCCAAGGGCGTCAAGGAGCTGACCTACCACCGCGACTACGCCGGGCGCTGGTTCCTGACGCTGGCGCAGGGCACCGCGGAGTCGCGCCGCCGGTTGCTGGCGGGCCTCGCGCTGGTCTGGCCGCTGCGGGCCGAGCTGGCCCGCACCCACCCCGTCGAGCGCCTCGTCGCCGAGCAGGGCGTCGGCGTCGACCCGGCATCGGTGACCGACGAGGTCGACGTGCTGCTCGAGCAGGTGTTCTCGGTCAGCGGGGTCGAGCGCCCCGGGCTGCCGGCCACCGGGACCGTGGCCGGTGGCGCCGGCCGGGAGGGCCGCCACAGCGAGGCGATGGGGCGGCTGCTCGCCGAAATGCAGGTCGTCGCCCGCGCCCACCCGACGGGACTCTGGTGACCACCGCGACCCGATCCGACGTCGGTGACCTCGCGCGCTCGGTCACGGACCCGGAGATGCCGATGCTCACCCTCGAGGACCTGGGCGTGCTGCGCGACGTCGCCGTCGAGGACGGCGGGCGGGTGGTCCTCACCATCACGCCGACCTACTCCGGGTGCCCGGCCATGGCCACGATGCGCGACGACCTGGTGCACGTGCTGCACGACGCCGGCCACGACCGCGTCGAGGTCCGCGTCCGCCTGCACCCGGCCTGGTCGAGCGACTGGATCACCGAGCGCGGCCGGCAGGCGCTGCGTGACCACGGCCTCTCGGCGCCCGGCCCGGCGCCGCGCCACGACGGCCCGGTGCCGCTGACGCTGCTGCCCGTGCGCCGCGACCTGGCCTGTCCGCGCTGCGGCTCCGACGCGGTCGCGCTGACCTCGGAGTTCGGCCCGACGGCGTGCAAGGCGATGTACCGCTGCACCTCGTGCGCGGAGCCCTTCGAGCACGTCAAGGAGATCTGAGATGACCTCGGTCCGGGTCCGCGCGCGGTTCCACGAGCTCCGGGTGGCCGCCGTCGAGCGCCTCACCGACGACGCCGCCGCGATCACCTTCGAGGTGCCCGAGGAGCTGCGCGCGGCGTACGCCTTCGAGGCCGGCCAGTCGCTGACGCTGCGGCGCACGGTCGAGGGCCAGGAGCACCGCCGCTCCTACTCCATCTGCGCCCCCGCGGGCGCCCGGCCCCGCGTCGGGGTGCGCGAGGTCCCCGACGGGCTGTTCTCCCGCTGGCTGGTCCGCGAGCTGCGGGTCGGCGACGTGGTCGAGGTGCAGACGCCGACGGGGAGCTTCCGGGCCGACCCCGCCACCCCCGGCCGCCACCTGTGCATCGCCGCGGGCTCGGGCATCACCCCGATGCTCTCGATCGCCAGCTCGGTGCTGGCGCACCCCGAGAGCCGGGTGACGCTGCTCTACGGCAACCGCACCACCGGCTCGGTGATGTTCGCCGAGGAGCTGGCCGACCTGAAGAACCGCCACGGCGCTCAGCTCGACCTGGTCCACGTGCTCTCCCGCGAGCCCCGCGACGTGGAGCTGTTCTCGGGCCGGCTCGACGCCCAGCGGCTGCGCACGCTGCTGACGGTGCTGGTGCCCGTCGACGACCTCGACCACGTCTGGCTGTGCGGTCCCTTCGGGATGGTCGCCGACGCCCGGGCCGTGCTGGAGGAGCTCGGCGTGCCTGCCGACCGGGTGCACGTCGAGCTGTTCTACGTCGACGAGCCGCCGCCCGAGCTCGAGCGCCCCGACGCCGTCGTGGAGGGGGAGACCAGCGAGGTCACCGTCGTGCTCGACGGCCGCTCGACGACCGCCCCGATGAGCACGGGCGCCAGCGTCCTGGACGGCGCCGCGGCCACCCGCCACGACCTGCCGTTCGCCTGCAAGGGGGGCGTGTGCGGCACCTGCCGCGCGCGCGTCACCGCGGGCGAGGTCGACATGCGCCGCAACTACGCCCTCGACGACGACGAGGTCGAGCGCGGGTTCGTGCTGACCTGCCAGTCCTTCCCGGTCGGCGACGCCGTGACCGTCGACTTCGACGCGTGAGCCCGCGGTGGCCCCCGACGGAGGGCGACGAGCACCCCTGAGCACCTCGGGCCCCGGTGGGTACGACGAGACGGTGACCCCCTCGACGAAGGCCCGCCCCGCCGCCGGCACCCCCGACGCCGACCGCGCCCACGCACCCCGCCCCCACCTGTGGCTCCGCGAGGGGCTGACCGGTCTCGAGCTGGCCCACTCGGCGGCGTCGCGGCGCTACCTCGCCGGACTGCCGAGCGGCGACGGCCACCCCGTGCTCGTGCTGCCCGGCTTCCTCGCCGGCGCCAGCTCGACCGGCTTCTTGCGCGGGTTCCTGCGCAGCAAGGGCTACCGCGTCTACGACTGGGGCCAGGGTCGCAACATGGGCGTCCGGCAGGGGCTGCGAGGTCGGCTGAGCGAGCGGCTCGACCACATCGCGCAGCGCTCCGGCGAGCCGATGAGCATCGTCGGCTGGAGCGCGGGCGGCATCTACGCCCGCGAGATCGCGCGCGAGAACCCCGACCGGGTCCGCTCGGTGATCACGATGGGCACCCCGATGCGCGGCAACCTCCGGGCGACGTCGGCCTGGCCGGCGTACACGCTGCTCAACCGGGGCCGCAACGCCGTCGACCTGACGCCCGAGGTGCTCGGCAGCCGGGCGGCGCCGCTGTCCGTGCCGACCACCTGCATCTACAGCCGCTACGACGGCATCGTCGCCTGGGAGCTGTGCACCAGCCTGCCGGCGCCGACCACCGAGAACGTCGAGGTGCGCTCGACCCACCTGGGCTTCGGCCACCACCGCGCCACCCTCGCCGTCGTGGCCGACCGGCTCGCGCAGCCGGTGGGGGAGTGGCGGCCCTACGCGGGCTGAGGCCAGGTCCGCCCGACGACCTCCGCCACCGTCGCGCGAGCGGTGCGCCCGACGCCGATCAGCGTCGCGGAGGCGGGTCCGGTCCAGTCGCCGTACCCCACGAGGTGGACGCGGTGGTCGCGCTCGGCCCGGGTGCCCGACGTGCCGCCCACGGGGACCCGGCCGTCGGCGTCGCGCAGCCGCAGCGGCGCGAGGTGGCGCAGCGCCGGCCGGAAGCCGGTGCACCAGAGCACCACGTCGGCCCGCTCGGTGGTGCCGTCGGCCCAGGCGACGCCGTCGCGGGTGAGCCGCTCGAACATCGGGCGCGCGTGGAGCACCCCGCGGTCGCGGGCCTCGCGCACCTCCGGGACGACCACGACGTCGCCCAGGCCGCCGACCCCGTCGTGCGGCGTACCCCCCTCGCGGGCGCGGACCCGCGCGGTGGCCGCGTCGAAGAGGGCCCGCCCGTCCACGTCGTCGGGCAGGAACCGCGGCGGTCGCGTCGCGACCCAGGTGGTGTCGGCGACGCGGGAGACCAGGGCCAGCAGCTGGGCCGCGGAGTTGCCGCCGCCGACCACCACGACCCGCTGCCCCGCCAGCTCCTCGGGCGAGCGCAGGTCCGCGGCGTGCAGCTGGCGCCCGGCGTACAGCCCGCTCCCGGGGTACGCCGGCCGGAACGGGCGGTCCCACGTGCCGGTCGCCGACACCACCACCCGGGCCCTCACCGCCAGCCCGGGGGCACGCACGAGCAGCGGGCCGCCCGCGTCGTCGTCGGCCGCGACCACCTCGCTCACCCGGTGCGGGCGCAGCGGCGCCAGGCCGTAGCGCTGCTCGTACGCCGTCAGGTAGGCCACCACGTGGTCGCGCGGCGGGTAGCCGTCGTGGACGCCGGTCGGGTCCCGCCACGGCGGCATCATCCAGCCGGGCAGCGAGGAGTACGCCGGGGGCGAGAACAGGTGGAGGCCGTCCCACGTCCGGGGCCACGCGCCACCGGGACGGTCGGCGGCGTCGAGGAGGAGGAAGTCCTGCCGGGGGACCCGGCCGAGCCGCTGCAGGTGGTAGCCGACGGCCAGGCCCGCCTGTCCGGCCCCGACGACCACGACGGGGACCTCGAGGTGCTGCGTCCGCCCCGCCACCGAGCCAGGCTACGGCGCGGACCTCGAGGCCCGCCTGAGCCGCCGCCGCCTGGGTACGACGGGCCCATGCGCATCTTCTTCACCGGCGGCAGCGGCAAGGCCGGCCGGCACGTGGCCCCCTTCCTCGCCGACCAGGGCCACCAGGTCACCAACGCCGACCTCGTCCCGCTCGACCACCCCGGGGTCAGCGACCTGCGGGTCGACCTGACCGACGCGGGGGAGACCTGGTCGGCCCTCGCCGGCATGGCCACCTTCGAGGAGCTCGAGCACACCGAGGCGCTGCGCTACGACGCGGTCGTCCACTTCGCCGCGGTGCCGCGGATCCTGCTGACCAGCGACGCGGCGACGTACGCCACCAACGTGCTCAGCACCTACCACGTCCTCGAGGCCGCCACCCGGCTCGGGATCCCCAAGATCGTCTTCGCCTCCTCCGAGACGACCTACGGCATCTGCTTCGCCCGCGGCGAGCGCAAGCCGCTCCACGTCCCGGTCGACGAGGAGCACCCGACGGTGCCCGAGGACGCCTACGCGATGTCCAAGGTCGCGGGCGAGGTCACCGCACGCTCGTTCCAGGCCCGCACCGGCACCGACGTCTACGGGCTGCGGATCAACAACGTCATCGAGCCCCACGAGTACGCCGAGATGTTCCCGCCCTTCCTCACCGATCCCGGCCGCCGGCGCCGCAACGTCTTCGCCTACATCGACACCCGCGACCTCGGCCAGATGGTGCAGCGCTGCCTGGAGACCGACGGGCTGGGCTACCAGGTCTTCAACGTCGCCAACGCCGACATGTCCACCGCCGCCACGACCGAGCAGGTCCGCGAGCAGTTCTACGACGGCGTCGAGGTGCGCCGCGAGATGGGCCGCGACGAGACCTTCTACGCCATCGACAAGGCCCGCGAGCTGCTCGGCTTCGAGCCGCAGCACTCCTGGCGCGACGTGCTCGACGACCCGGGCGCAGGCGAGGGCTGACCCGGGCGCCCGCGCGGGCGTAGCGTGCCCAGCGGAGGAGGGGACGACCGATGCCGGGGACCCACGCGATCCGCACGCACGGGCTGGTCAAGCGGTTCGGCCGTGCCACCGCGCTCGACGGGCTCGACCTCGAGGTGGCCCGCGGGGAGGTGCACGGCTTCCTGGGCCCCAACGGCGCCGGCAAGTCGACGGCGCTGCGGGTCCTGCTCGGGCTGCTCCGCGCCGACGCCGGCACGGCCGAGCTGCTGGGCGGCGACCCGTGGCGCGACGTGGTCGAGCTGCACCGCCGGCTGGCCTACGTGCCCGGCGACGTGGTGCTGTGGCCCTCGCTGACCGGCGGCGAGGCGATCGACCTCATCGGCAACCTCCGGGGCGGCCTGGACCGGGCGCGTCGCGACGACCTCGTCGAGCGCTTCGAGCTCGACCCGACCAAGCGGGGCCGGCACTACTCCAAGGGCAACCGCCAGAAGGTCGCGATCGTCGTTGCGCTCGCAGCCGACGTCGAGCTGCTCGTCCTCGACGAGCCGACCTCGGGCCTCGACCCGCTGATGGAGGCGGCCTTCCAGGACGAGGTCGCGCGGCTGCCGGCCGAGGGCCGCACGGTGCTGCTGTCGAGCCACATCCTCGGCGAGGTGCAGGCGCTCGCCGACCGGGTGAGCATCATCCGCCGCGGCCGCGTCGTGCAGACCGGCACGCTGGCCGACCTGCGTGGGCAGACCCGGTGGGGCGTCGAGGCGGTCCTCGCCCGGCCGCCGGCCGACCCGGGCGCTCTGCCCGGCCTGCACGACGTGGTGCTCGACGACCGCGGCGGGCTGCGCGCGACCGTCGACCCCGGCGAGGTCAACCGGGCCATGGCCGCGCTGGTGGCGCACGACCTGCTCTCCATCACCGTCTCGCCGGCCTCGCTGGAGGACCTCTTCCTCCGGCAGTACGGCGATGCGCAGGCCGGCGCCACGCCGTGAGCACCCGCCTGGCCGGGGTCGGCCCGCTGCTGCGGGTCTCGCTGCGCCAGGACGCCCTGCGCACCGTGCCCTGGGTGCTGCTGGTCTGCCTGCTGCCGGTCTCCTCGGTGGTGGCCTACGACCTCGTGTTCCCCGCCGCCCGCGACCGGGCCGCGCTGGCCGCCAGCATGGGCAGCAACCCGGCGCTGTCGCTGCTGCTCGGCCCGGCCCGCGACCTGTCCACGGCCGACGGCTTCGCCGGCTGGCGCTCGGGACAGGTGGGTGCGGTGTTCGCAGGGCTGATGACGGTCCTCGTCGTGGTGCGTCACAGCCGGGCCCAGGAGGACTCCGGCCAGGCCGAGCTGCTCGCGTCCGCGGTGATGGCCCGCGGGTCGCGGCTGGCGGTCGCGCTCCTCGTCGCGGGGCTGGCCGCCGGGGCGACCGGGGTGACCTGCGCGGTCGCGACCGTGTCCGCCGGCGGCGACCCGCGGTCGTCGTGGCTGCTCGCCGCGACCTTCACCGCGTCCGGGCTGGTGTTCGCCGGCGTCGCGGCCGTCACCGCGCAGCTGGCCTCCGACGCCCGCACCGCCACGGGCCTCGCGGTCGCGGTGCTGGGCCTGTCCTACGTGCTGCGCGGCTACCTCGACGCCGCGGGAGCCCCGGCCTGGACCACCTGGCTGACGCCGCTGGGCTGGCTGGAGGCGACCCGGCCCGGAGCCGGTGACCGGCCGGCGCCGCTCCTGCTCGCCCTCGTCGCCTCGGTGGCGCTGGCCGCCGCCGCCTTCGTGCTGCAGTCCCGCCGTGACTTCGGTCAGGGCCTGCTCGCCGCGCGCACGGGCCCGGCCGAGGCCGGGTCGGTGGGCTCGCCCTGGGGCCTGGCCGTCCGGCTGCAGCGCGGACCGGTGCTGGCGTGGGTCCTCGCCGTCGTCGGGACGGGGCTGCTCCTGGGGAGCCTCACCGGCTCCGTGGGCGACCTCGTCGCCGAGAACCCCACGATGGCCGCGCTGCTGGCCTCGGGGGCGCTGAGCGCCGGCGGGCTGGCCTTCGCCTTCGTGGTCACGATGCTGCAGGTGCTCGCCCTGCTGGCGGCGGTCGCGGGCGTCCAGGTGGTGGTGCGCGCGCACGCCGAGGAGGCCGCCCACCGGCTCGAGCAGCTGCTGGCGGCCGGCCTGCGCCGGCGTACGCACCTCGCCACGCACGCGGTGATCGCGCTCGGTGCGCCGTCGCTCGCGCTGCTGCTCGCCGGCGCGGCGCTGGGGGTGGTCGCCCACGGACAGGAGCCGGACGTCGCGACCGGCGACGTGGTGCTGCAGGCCGCGGCGACCCTGCCGGCGGTGTGGCTGCTCGTCGGCCTCGCCCTCGCGGCGGTCGGCGCCGCCCCCCGCCTGCGCGCGGTCGGCTGGCTGGCCGTGGTGGGGACCTTCGTCCTCACCGTCCTGGGCCCGACGCTCGACCTGCCCGGGTGGGCGCTCGACCTGAGCCCGCTGCGCCACGTGCCCGACGTCGCGGCTCCGGGCCTCGCGTGGGGCGGCTCGGCGGCGCTGGCCGCGGTCGCGGCAGGGTTGGTCGCGGTGGCCTTCGTCGGCCTCGAGCGGCGCGACGTCGGCTAGGGGCCGGGTGGGGTCCGGCGCCTCAGACGGGCGGGGCGATCCCCTGGCGGTGCTGCTCGATCACGTCGGCGGCGAGCTGGGAGAGCTTGACGTTCATCTGCTGCGAGAGCCGCGAGAGCACCCCGAACGCCTCGGCGTCGGTGAGGTCGTGGGTCTGCATCAGCAGGCCGAGCGCGGTGCCGATGGTGCGGTTGCTCTGCAGCCCCGCCCGCATCGTCTCGGCCTCCTCGCCGTGCAGCGCGGCGGTGACCGCGACCGACGCGAACGCCGCCAGCACCGCGGCCTGGGCCATCGACTCCTCGCCGAGCGCCCCCGGGGTGCTGCTGAACAGGTTGAGCGCGCCCAGGTGGCGGCCGGCGGTGCGGAGCCGGAAGCCGCCCATGCCGCGCACGGGCGTCTCGGCCACGAGGCGGCTCGCGAGGGCCGGCCACCGGTTGGGTGCCGTGAGGTCGGCGCACAGGTGCAGGTCGGGCTCGTCGTCGCGCAGCGCGTCGAGGCAGGGCCCGTCGCCGAGCTCGAGCTCGATGGCGTCGCCGCGGCGGGCGACGTCGTCGGAGGCGGCGGCGGTGCGGCCGCGCCCGTCGGCCAGCAGCATGAGCGACGCGTGGTCGCAGCCGTCGACGACCTCGACGGCACCGCGGCACAGCACCTCGTAGGTGTCGGCCACCGACGCGGCCCGGCCGACGGCCTCGGCGAGGCGCGTGAAGGAGTCGACCAGCTCCGGGGGGTAGTCGACGGTCACGCGCACTCCTCTCGCGACGCCCGGGCACCCGGGCGACACCGGATCTTGTCACACCACGGCGTGGCGGACCGTCCGACCGGGTGTGAACGTGCCTGGAGTGGGCACCCGAGAGGTGGGCACAGATCGAGGTCTTCCTCGTCCCGCACCCCGACGCCTCCGCGGTGAAGCAGTCCGCCGCGGAGGCGTCACCCCGTCGCGACGGGCTGCGTCTGCAGCCGCGCGGGAAGGGCGCCCCACCCGCGCAGGATCCGGGTCGGCCGCCGCCGCGCCCCGGGCTCGAGGGCCAGGTCGGGGAACCGGTAGAAGACCGCGCGCAGCCCGACCTCGCCCTCCATCCGCGCCAGCGCCGCCCCGAGGCAGTAGTGGCGGCCGGACGAGAACGACACGTGGTCGCCCGCGTTGGCCCGGGCGACGTCGAACACGTCGGGGTCGGTGAAGACCTCCGGGTCGCGGTTGGCCCCGGCCAGCAGCGTGGTCACCACCGCGCCGCGGGGCACGGTCGTCCCCGCCAGCTCGGTGTCGCGCACCACGGTCCGGCCGGTCAGCAGCACCGGCGGGTCGTGCCGCAGCACCTCGTCGACGGCGTTGGGCCACAGCGCGGGGTCGTCCTGGAGGGCCCGCAGCTGGTCCGGGTGCTCGTGCAGCAGCCAGATGCCGTTGCCGAGCAGGTTGACCGTGGTCTCGAAGCCGGCGGCCAGGACCAGCCCGGCGGTGGCCTTGAGCTCCGCGTCGTCGAGACCGCGTCCGTCCTCGTCCCGGGCGGTGACGAGCTGGCTGAGGAGGTCGGCGCCGGGCGAGCGGCGTACGTCCTCGATGTGGGTGTGCAGCCACCGCTCGAACTCCGTCAGCGAGGCCTCGACCTCGCGGAAGTGGCGCCACCCCAGGCCCAGGTCGAGGCTGGGGGCGGCGCCCTCGCCGAAGCGCAGCACCCGGTCGCGGTCGGCGGCCGGCACCCCGAGGATCTCGGCGATCACCGTGACGGGCAGCAGCGCGCAGTAGCGCTCGACCAGGTCGACGGGGTGGCCGGCGCGGGCGTCGGCCCCGAGGTCGTCGAGGAGCTCGGTGGCGATCTGCTCGGTCCGCTCGCGCAGCTGCTGCACCGCGCGGGCGCTGAAGACCCGGGTGACCAGCTTGCGGTAGCGGGTGTGGTCGGGCGGCTCGGTCACCAGCAGCGACGGCGGGGTCAGCGGCCCGATGGGCGCCCGGCGTCCGGCCCACGTGGACAGCCGTCCCAGCGGGCCGGGCGCGGAGCCGATGTCGACGCCGGCGCGGACGTCGTTGCTGGTGAGCACCTCCTTCACCGTGGGGAGCGAGGCGGTGACGTAGGCGAACTGCGAGCGGTGCAGCGGGCCGTCGGCGCGGACCTCCTCGAACAGCTCGAGCGGGGCCGCGTCGCTGGAGGCGGTCGCCTCGATCAGCCGGCCGTGCAGGTCGCCGCGCTTCGCCGAGCCGCGGATCGCCCACCGCGGCAGCGCGTGGCCCAGGCCCCACCGCAGCGTGGAGGCGACCTGTCCCTCGAGTCCTGCTCGTACGCCGCTCATGTCGGGTCCCGTCCTCGTCTGCTCGATACCGTTCGGTATCCAATACCTTTCGGTATCGTGCCGCTCGTGTCAACCGTCGGTCCAGGTCGCCGCCCCCCGCGCGAGGAGGTGCGCCGCGCGCTCCTCGACGCCGCGGCGCAGGTGTTCGCCCGGCAGGGGGTCGACGGGGCCAGCGTCGGTGACGTCGCCGCCGCGGCGGGCTTCACCAAGGGCGCCGTCTACTCCAACTTCGGCAGCAAGGACGACCTGGTCGCCGCGCTCGTGGAGGACAGGGTCTCGGCCTACCTCGAGCTCGGTCTGGCCGCGGTCAGCGACACCGACGCCTCGCTCGGCGAGAAGGCCCGCGCGCTCGGCGACCGCCTGACGCGGGCCGCCGACGAGCAGCGCGACTGGCAGCTGCTCTTCCTCGAGCTGTGGCAGCGGGCCGTGCGCAGCGGCGCGGTGGACGGCGCCTTCGTCGACCGCCGGCGCGAGCTGCACGCCGCGGTCACCGACGCGGTGACCGCCCACCTCGACCAGGCCGGGGCGGAGCCGCCGCTGCCGCCCGCGGAGCTGGCCACGCTGCTGATGGCACTGTCCAACGGGCTGGCGCTGGAGCGGCAGATCGACCCCGCCGGGGTGCCCGACGACCTGTTCGGGCGGGTGCTCGCGCTG harbors:
- a CDS encoding ABC transporter permease, which translates into the protein MSTRLAGVGPLLRVSLRQDALRTVPWVLLVCLLPVSSVVAYDLVFPAARDRAALAASMGSNPALSLLLGPARDLSTADGFAGWRSGQVGAVFAGLMTVLVVVRHSRAQEDSGQAELLASAVMARGSRLAVALLVAGLAAGATGVTCAVATVSAGGDPRSSWLLAATFTASGLVFAGVAAVTAQLASDARTATGLAVAVLGLSYVLRGYLDAAGAPAWTTWLTPLGWLEATRPGAGDRPAPLLLALVASVALAAAAFVLQSRRDFGQGLLAARTGPAEAGSVGSPWGLAVRLQRGPVLAWVLAVVGTGLLLGSLTGSVGDLVAENPTMAALLASGALSAGGLAFAFVVTMLQVLALLAAVAGVQVVVRAHAEEAAHRLEQLLAAGLRRRTHLATHAVIALGAPSLALLLAGAALGVVAHGQEPDVATGDVVLQAAATLPAVWLLVGLALAAVGAAPRLRAVGWLAVVGTFVLTVLGPTLDLPGWALDLSPLRHVPDVAAPGLAWGGSAALAAVAAGLVAVAFVGLERRDVG
- a CDS encoding GAF and ANTAR domain-containing protein: MTVDYPPELVDSFTRLAEAVGRAASVADTYEVLCRGAVEVVDGCDHASLMLLADGRGRTAAASDDVARRGDAIELELGDGPCLDALRDDEPDLHLCADLTAPNRWPALASRLVAETPVRGMGGFRLRTAGRHLGALNLFSSTPGALGEESMAQAAVLAAFASVAVTAALHGEEAETMRAGLQSNRTIGTALGLLMQTHDLTDAEAFGVLSRLSQQMNVKLSQLAADVIEQHRQGIAPPV
- a CDS encoding cytochrome P450 produces the protein MSGVRAGLEGQVASTLRWGLGHALPRWAIRGSAKRGDLHGRLIEATASSDAAPLELFEEVRADGPLHRSQFAYVTASLPTVKEVLTSNDVRAGVDIGSAPGPLGRLSTWAGRRAPIGPLTPPSLLVTEPPDHTRYRKLVTRVFSARAVQQLRERTEQIATELLDDLGADARAGHPVDLVERYCALLPVTVIAEILGVPAADRDRVLRFGEGAAPSLDLGLGWRHFREVEASLTEFERWLHTHIEDVRRSPGADLLSQLVTARDEDGRGLDDAELKATAGLVLAAGFETTVNLLGNGIWLLHEHPDQLRALQDDPALWPNAVDEVLRHDPPVLLTGRTVVRDTELAGTTVPRGAVVTTLLAGANRDPEVFTDPDVFDVARANAGDHVSFSSGRHYCLGAALARMEGEVGLRAVFYRFPDLALEPGARRRPTRILRGWGALPARLQTQPVATG
- a CDS encoding TetR/AcrR family transcriptional regulator, producing MSTVGPGRRPPREEVRRALLDAAAQVFARQGVDGASVGDVAAAAGFTKGAVYSNFGSKDDLVAALVEDRVSAYLELGLAAVSDTDASLGEKARALGDRLTRAADEQRDWQLLFLELWQRAVRSGAVDGAFVDRRRELHAAVTDAVTAHLDQAGAEPPLPPAELATLLMALSNGLALERQIDPAGVPDDLFGRVLALVVGDRSAS